Proteins encoded in a region of the Ziziphus jujuba cultivar Dongzao chromosome 3, ASM3175591v1 genome:
- the LOC107423164 gene encoding uncharacterized protein LOC107423164 — MGTKEQKDQNDNAKVEAVLQLLRKQAPLTVKQEKFCNNACVERFLKTKGDSVKKAAKQLRACLSWRESIGTEHLIADEFSAELAEGVAYVAGHDDDSRPVLIFRIKQDYQKFHSQKLFIRLLVFTLEVAIGTMPKNVEQLVILFDASFFRSASAFMNLLLAALKVVGEYYPGRLFKAFVIDPPSLFSYLWKGVRPFVELSTATMVVSSLDFEESLDFNDFSAYPRASSLRFDSASIRSTAKVGSCASSRFSFTVSHHFDSLKPWYLSLTDTSASKVGPTSPSPLGPALISPLNARSLSFASPAARTPRGGFYGGNNSRTTRKSLFPSTPLPQRSTTGGDCSRTPHPRTPRPSFLQSPAFFFRKDSHVSRTDKSRECFLPFLKFYRRPYDEMIYRSKMRPPLGGLISIVSPHLKRRHVSVSQRF; from the exons ATGGGAACGAAAGAACAGAAAGATCAGAATGATAACGCTAAGGTTGAAGCTGTTCTTCAACTTCTCAGAAAACAGGCTCCTCTTACTGTCAAACAG GAGAAGTTTTGCAACAACGCTTGCGTGGAGaggtttttgaaaacaaaaggtGATAGTGTTAAGAAAGCAGCGAAGCAACTAAGGGCTTGTCTTTCTTGGAGAGAGAGTATAGGAACTG AGCATTTGATAGCAGATGAGTTCTCAGCTGAGCTTGCTGAAGGAGTTGCTTATGTTGCTGGTCATGATGATGATTCTAGGCCTGTTCTG ATTTTCCGGATCAAACAAGATTATCAGAAGTTCCACTCGCAGAAACT gtttattCGTTTACTGGTATTTACACTGGAAGTGGCCATTGGAACAATGCCAAAGAACGTCGAACAACTTGTAATCCTTTTCGATGCCA GCTTTTTCAGGTCAGCCTCAgcttttatgaatttattactGGCAGCATTGAAAGTAGTCGGCGAGTACTACCCAGGAAGGCTTTTCAAGGCTTTTGTCATTGATCCTCCCTCTCTCTTCTCCTATCTTTGGAag GGCGTTCGACCGTTTGTTGAATTATCAACGGCAACGATGGTAGTGTCGTCCTTAGACTTTGAGGAGTCATTGGATTTCAACGACTTCTCTGCTTATCCGCGAGCCTCGTCCCTACGATTTGATTCTGCGTCAATAAGATCAACGGCTAAGGTTGGGTCTTGTGCGTCGTCACGATTCTCGTTCACTGTTTCCCACCACTTCGACTCGCTCAAGCCATGGTACCTGAGCTTGACGGACACGTCAGCTTCCAAAGTGGGGCCGACAAGTCCATCGCCTTTGGGACCCGCACTCATCTCGCCGCTTAATGCGCGTTCACTCTCCTTCGCGTCACCGGCTGCAAGAACGCCACGTGGGGGATTCTATGGCGGTAACAATTCCAGGACCACGAGGAAGAGCCTGTTCCCGTCGACTCCTTTGCCACAGCGGAGCACCACGGGAGGTGACTGTAGCAGAACCCCTCACCCGCGGACCCCACGTCCCTCGTTCCTTCAATCGCCAGCTTTTTTCTTTCGCAAGGATAGCCACGTCAGCAGGACCGACAAATCTCGTGAGTGTTTCCTGCCATTTTTGAAGTTCTACAGAAGGCCCTACGATGAGATGATTTACAGGTCAAAGATGAGGCCCCCACTGGGTGGTCTAATCTCCATCGTCTCCCCCCATCTGAAACGCCGCCACGTGTCAGTATCGCAACGGTTCTGA